One Hordeum vulgare subsp. vulgare chromosome 4H, MorexV3_pseudomolecules_assembly, whole genome shotgun sequence DNA window includes the following coding sequences:
- the LOC123450179 gene encoding protein FAR1-RELATED SEQUENCE 9-like, with protein sequence MAHHIGRQMVGSDANLADRARPSFSASSAFGELPPQAGSSSWFTNPSVVFPEPTSSRSRQQNSEHVTEGDGSYVHGNFSPPDVEDSEGLLFAEDTSQYDSDDGDVSSQPLPPYVGMVFDTVDDARKFYNDYVFKLGFGTHISTSKFTHKRGQKKEDATLIKRVFGCVHARKPVKTETNSSSESIATGTSNSSRQPSEGMDVTTKRQKNRMPERVRYYRSHRSIPSEDYQLLLTLHDVNLSNSECMSVLGRIHGGDTRILPYVKRDVTNERAKLRRGLTFRDMDMIVKYFERRKGENPEFFFAKQQDPATNSVTALFWVDGRTRALYPKYKDCVFFDTTFCTNRYNMPFAPIVGVNNHLQTIALGCALLLDETIDTFKWVFQQWMVAMDNEHPTNIMTDQDQAMATTIDQVFPNTCHRCCKFHVLSNARSKLGRLLSRDGAFADVFYTCINQSETVEEFEETWQHMLHCFEVAENRHLKNMWRTRRTWAPAYFKDKFFPFTSTTGRSEGLNSYFKTLIRPADSVWRFVQQYKMCQETMLDREDNAGFTGETTAPPLYSRYNIERQAAAYYTRTVFGKFQKQVTASTGFIVNQDTDYQGQGVVFELKATSYENPKLYSVHVVKDEGLFKCSCHYFEMNGLICAHIIRAMVHLNVQAIPQQYLLERWSEAATTSMGRTGRLLDFGHPSTNTLKYNSLCRRLTWLASNACCNDDAYRILDDAIKALEPAIAVAKRGAMPDQQATQQSEPPTPPAATTVTVNGDMPQQERSDMLQNPSRVPKKGRPTDREKRKKTLVEQRYDEQKKKMKQQGKKSTTSDKTTAQKRTVRCKYCNELGHNIQTCGTLKAAMEVAAAPSKCQFCSGVGHAVPECQYLRAMMANDQRVAQMTQLNL encoded by the exons ATGGCGCACCACATCGGGCGCCAGATGGTCGGATCGGACGCCAACCTAGCTGACCGAGCACGGCCATCTTTCTCAGCTTCAAGCGCCTTCGGGGAGCTTCCGCCGCAAGCTGGATCTTCAAGTTGGTTCACAAATCCTTCGGTGGTGTTTCCTGAACCCACATCGAGCAGATCCCGTCAACAAAATTCG GAACATGTAACTGAAGGTGACGGAAGCTATGTCCATGGAAATTTTTCTCCTCCTGATGTCGAAGATTCAGAAGGTTTGTTGTTTGCTGAAGATACAAGCCAATATGAttcagatgatggagatgtttctTCGCAGCCGCTGCCGCCCTATGTTGGGATGGTGTTTGACACAGTTGACGATGCTCGCAAATTCTACAATGACTATGTCTTCAAGTTGGGGTTTGGAACGCATATATCTACTTCAAAATTCACCCACAAGAGAGGTCAAAAGAAAGAGGATGCAACCCTCATAAAAAGGGTCTTTGGATGTGTGCACGCTAGAAAGCCCGTTAAAACGGAAACCAACAGCAGTTCAGAGAGCATTGCAACTGGAACCAGCAACTCTAGTAGGCAGCCTAGTGAGGGGATGGATGTCACAACAAAACGTCAAAAAAACAGAAT GCCGGAGCGTGttaggtactaccgctcgcaccgcAGCATACCCAGCGAGGATTACCAACTGTTGTTGACGCTGCATGATGTGAACCTCTCCAATTCAGAATGCATGAGCGTCCTAGGCAGGATCCATGGAGGTGACACTAGGATACTCCCATATGTGAAAAGAGATGTTACAAATGAACGTGCAAAGCTCCGCAGAGGGTTAACATTCCGAGACATGGATATGATAGTGAAGTATTTTGAGAGGAGGAAGGGTGAGAATCCAGAGTTTTTCTTTGCGAAACAGCAAGATCCTGCAACAAACTCAGTGACTGCATTGTTTTGGGTTGATGGGAGAACAAGGGCGTTGTACCCGAAATACAAAGATTGTGTATTCTTCGATACAACATTCTGCACAAACAGATACAACATGCCATTTGCTCCTATAGTTGGTGTAAACAACCACCTCCAGACAATTGCACTAGGATGTGCCCTGTTGCTGGATGAAACTATTGACACATTTAAGTGGGTTTTCCAGCAGTGGATGGTTGCGATGGATAACGAGCATCCTACCAACATCATGACTGACCAGGACCAAGCAATGGCAACAACCATTGATCAAGTGTTCCCGAACACTTGCCATAGGTGTTGCAAGTTTCATGTGCTTAGCAATGCACGGTCCAAGTTGGGAAGGCTATTGAGCAGAGATGGGGCTTTTGCAGATGTGTTTTACACTTGTATCAACCAATCGGAAACCGTGGAGGAATTTGAGGAAACATGGCAGCACATGTTGCATTGTTTTGAAGTTGCAGAAAACAGACACCTCAAAAATATGTGGCGAACAAGGCGCACGTGGGCTCCAGCATATTTCAAGGACAAATTCTTCCCGTTCACGAGCACAACAGGCAGGTCTGAGGGGCTCAACTCATATTTTAAGACCCTGATTCGACCAGCTGATTCCGTTTGGAGATTTGTGCAACAATATAAAATGTGTCAAGAAACTATGCTTGATCGTGAGGACAATGCTGGATTCACTGGTGAAACAACAGCTCCGCCTCTATACTCTCG CTACAACATCGAGCGCCAAGCTGCTGCGTACTACACCCGCACTGTCTTCGGTAAGTTTCAGAAACAGGTGACAGCATCTACTGGCTTCATTGTCAACCAAGACACTGACTACCAAGGGCAAGGTGTCGTGTTTGAGCTGAAAGCAACATCCTATGAGAACCCGAAGCTGTATTCTGTGCATGTTGTGAAGGATGAAGGGTTGTTTAAGTGCAGCTGCCACTACTTTGAGATGAATGGGCTGATTTGTGCACACATAATAAGGGCGATGGTTCATCTCAATGTGCAAGCAATTCCACAACAATACTTATTGGAGAGGTGGTCCGAAGCAGCCACTACAAGCATGGGTAGGACTGGCAGGTTGCTGGACTTTGGGCacccctcgacaaacacactgaaaTACAACTCCTTGTGTCGAAGGTTGACATGGCTTGCCTCTAATGCATGTTGCAATGATGATGCCTATAGAATATTGGATGATGCAATTAAAGCCCTTGAGCCTGCCATAGCAGTGGCCAAGAGAGGAGCCATGCCTGATCAACAAGCCACGCAACAGAGTGAACCTCCAACACCACCCGCTGCGACAACGGTAACAGTGAATGGTGACATGCCACAACAAGAACGCTCCGATATGCTGCAAAACCCATCTCGTGTGCCTAAGAAAGGCCGACCAACTGACagagagaagagaaagaagacGCTTGTAGAGCAGCGATATGATGAACAAAAAAAGAAGATGAAACAACAAGGGAAAAAATCAACAACATCGGACAAGACAACAGCTCAAAAAAGGACTGTTCGCTGCAAGTACTGCAATGAATTGGGACACAATATTCAGACATGTGGCACCCTAAAAGCTGCGATGGAGGTGGCAGCAGCGCCCTCAAAATGCCAATTCTGCTCTGGGGTTGGACATGCAGTCCCAGAATGTCAATACTTGAGAGCTATGATGGCAAATGATCAAAGAGTTGCCCAAATGACGCAACTGAACCTGTAG